The genomic stretch CGTGTGGGCAAATTGACATCCAATGGTCGGATCGAAGGGGAAGTGGTGGTCAAAGAGCATGCCGTTTTGGAAAAAACGTCTGTCCTGAATGGTTCGTTGAGCACGCCTTCACTTGTTGTACAGGAAGGCGCCATCATCGAGGGTGGCATTGTCATGACAAAGGAAGGGGAAGAGGCCCGGTCCAAGGTTGTCTCTGCTGACTTCAGCAGCAAAACCGAGCCGATTGCTCCTTCTGCCGATGCAACCATCGCCAAAACCGGATCGGACGATTCTACTATCTAGCAACGAGGTGAGACATGTTTGAACTGGTCATCCAAAACAATGAAACAGAGTTCGTTCTTTACTCCGATAAAGACGTGCGTCTGGTTGAGTTGATGCGTCAACGTCACTGCCGCTCCCTTGCTGTGGGAGAAGCGGTCATTCGTGAAACGAAGACAGAAGACAAATCCAAGTAGTTTGTCGACATGTATTTCGACGCATGAGGCGTCTGGA from Pseudodesulfovibrio profundus encodes the following:
- a CDS encoding bactofilin family protein, with the protein product MGLFGSKANEGNSSELNAFLGVGTEYKGKLDFVGTVRIDGCFEGEITTDGDLILGRKASITGSVRVGKLTSNGRIEGEVVVKEHAVLEKTSVLNGSLSTPSLVVQEGAIIEGGIVMTKEGEEARSKVVSADFSSKTEPIAPSADATIAKTGSDDSTI